The genomic segment tgtCCCAGACTTGGACAACAAATCAATTTTTGATTGTTAAATGCTGTCCCTTCCCCAAACTTGTTCAAGGTCTTCTTAATCTTAAACACTaaatgaaaaagcttttaattgaaaaaataaatattgtagTCCCAGCTCAGCCACAGTCAGTTTATCATGCTTAACAAATTACTGAGTAACAGTTTAGTCCCAAATTATAAATGTGCACAGATAGGATCAGGGCTTACATGCAAGAAACTCAGCTTAGCTGGAAGCAAAAGCATGACACTACATCCAATCAATTTCTCTTTATCACAAATTAAACACATACATAGAGATTGTTACCCTGGATTTTGTGACTTATGTCCTTTATTTGTAAAACAAAGTGATAAATTACTAACTCTGCAGTAGGAGAAAAATATTCATATACAGCAGGGAATGGGACAGTTAGAGCATTTGGCAGATTTGTTGCTACAACCTGAAAGTAGTACCAGAAACTCTGCTACCCCTAGACACTCATCCTCTAACCAGCACCGCTGCTCACAAAGTAATTCTACTGCATTTGCAAATCCACTTCTTCACATCACCAGAGTTCTTGTCTGAAACTAGCTATCATCTTTTTGATCTAAAAAGGTGTTGCCTCTGAAGCACATCACCAAAAATTCAAATTTCTGCCTAGTTTCAAGCAATAGACAGTTCAGTAATTATGGGAATGGATAATTAATTCTTTTTCAGCATTCctttaattaaagaaatttTAATTGAATTATTAAAGATGCTTTACAAATAATTACTCCAGATTCAGAATCTATgctaaataattaaatattaatacaaCCATTAACAcaagataaaatgaaaatagcacAATGTCAAAGCtcaaataaagatgaaaaattacTGACAGCCAACGTTCTTGAGTAAACTGAGCTGTGCTACCAGCTAACTCAAGTGTTAGCACTTCTGCTTCAGCAGCAACATTCAGCAGTACAACACAGTATATTCAGAACAACCTTTCTATTGAAACATCAGTTTGCAAACCTCTAATACCCTTTATTTACAATTTCTTAAATTTGCTGAAAGttttataaatggaaaaaaatgaagaatacTTCAAAGGACAGTGCAGTAGCTCATATTGCTTCAAATTAGCTAACCATGATATCACAAAGGTAAAAATCCCCCAAATAACTCCTTCCTGCCCCTTCAAACAGTTAAGTTTTGAGGAGATTTATGGCTGGTGTAAAATTAATACTTCAGTCTATCAACAACAATCTTTTAGTAGTGGTTTTACAATATCTAGCTTAGTAGTGCTTTATGATGACACTCCAGCTATTAGCTAAACAACTGGCTGAAAAGCACAATACTCCAAAGAAACGGTGGACAAATTAGTCTCAAATAAGGAAAATACCAGTAGTTTTAGGACACTGGCTTTACTAATATACCACAAATGGCACTATTCAGATCTATTTATGAATTCATTTAACATTTATGAAACAGCAACCCAAGATATCGGAATGCAGTAGCACCAGAAGTTTAGCTAAGTGACAaagttcaatatttttttccactccaGTCTCCCCTTGTGGTTGCAAACTGTCAAGTACTCCATGACCTCTGCTGGCTGGAACCTCGCATACAGCCAAATTATATCTCCAAGCAGAATTAccaaaaaagacatttaacacatttaatttttctatttcaatAGCAAAATGGAACAAAGGCAGTTTCAAAAACGGTGTATTTTCCTAGTAATAAAGACATGGAGTGCCACTGGGAAGACCCTTTTAGAAACCAAAACTTGCAAGGCAGAACAATCACATTTGCCATGTAATTCACCATACAAATGTTCCCCACTGCTTTGCAAGGCAATGGTGTTTTCCAAATCATCTGTCTCACCTTTAATGTTGTCCTTGTAGAACTTATTGCTCTCCTCCACTGTACTGAAGCCAGCATATTGGCGGATAGTCCATGGTCTGTATGTATACATGGTTGGGTATGGTCCTCGAGTGAAAGGTTTCACACCTGGCAGCTCCTCAGGGAGGTCTTTTGTGTCCCTTTTGGAGTATAAAGGCTTGATGTCGATCCCCTCTGGGGTGTGCCAAATTAAATCCTTTGGATTCTTgcctttcagctgcttttcagcaagGGCAGCCCACTCAGGGTGCAGTGGCTGCCTGTGCAGCGACCGCCAGGCAAGCTGCCAGCCTGGAAGTCGTGCCAGGCATTGGcagtgctgaggctgcaggCGCAGGGCAGCATCCTTGGCTCTCAGCATGTCTATCCCACTGGCTGATGCGTTGGGGGTAagctggagaaaataaaaccattttttgaGTGACCATACAAATCCAACAGAGAAGAAGTGAGCATAAAGAGATCAAACAGCTTAAGTCAAAACAATTACTCACAGAAAAACGAAAAGTGTATTTATTCACTTATTCATTGGGCAGACACACATCACCCCcctttcaaacagaaaatggGTTTGTGTGAAGCtcctttttgcttggtaactggggcagggggctgcagtgctggtggaaataagcagttcttgaaacatcccctggctctgacgtggacccacctccagcctggccaggtaaatctggtgcctctgccatcattatttaagaagggaaatctgagtcagaagaggaaatggaggagtggtacaagatggaagtGACCAAGAGAGGACTGCACAGGCAGAGAATGAGGAAGGAAAGTGGAGTGCCAGACCCAAGACTCCTCTCCAGCCTGTGGTAAGAAGGCAGGCTGTGCccttgcaacccatggagggcaatggcaggactgagagccaccagcagctctgggtgagtgtgcCCAAacaggcgagagactgtgtgaggaggcagtcatggcgcaggccgtgctggagagcctgtgggccgcagAGACCTACACAGGAGGCGGagatgagctgcagcccttgggatgaacacagACTGGAGGAGTCCTGGTGTCTTGCCCAGCACCAGGGCTGCTGCACTGCTTTGGTGCCTGGTGTGCACTGAGCCCATCCACACACAAGAGCCAAGATGGGGTTTTACCTTGTGTCTGCACAGGTACAGGGGCTCAGGGTGACCCCACAGAGCagcacacccagcagcacatccTACTGCATTCAACAGCTGATGTAATACCGACTATTATTCTGTCTAGTGAGTGCTCTACCTGGCATGTAGTCTGAGTAAACAACCATCTGTCTTCCTGCACCTGGCAGGGCAGTGGTGGTCCATCCTTATCAGTCTCATAGAACCGTGGaataatttcagttggaaaagacctttaaggtcattaagtccaaccactgccctcacactgctaagtccaccactaacccatgtccttcagcacctcagttaCACGGCtctgcaatagctccagggatggggactccaccatctccttgggcagcctagGACAGTgtcttaacaaccctctcaggtaaaacattcttcctcatctccaatctaaatctcccctgtgcaacttgagcccatttcttcttgtcctaccattcattactggagacaAGAGATTGACCTCCATCTCCATTCACTTTCAAGCAGTTAATAGACAGCaatcatgttttctttcagcctcctcttccctaGACTGAACACCCCCAATTCCCTCAGCTGTTattcatcagacttgtgctccagacccttccccagctccactgcccgtctctggacacgctccagcacctcagtgtccctctggcagtgaggggcccaacactgaacacagcacttgagctgcagcctcaccatggcccagcacagggggacaatcgcTTTCTTGGTCCTGCAGCAGTgttgatacaagccaggatgtcattagccttcttggccacctgggcacactgatggCTTCTGTTAGCCAGCTGCCAACCATCACCcacaggtccttttcctccgggcagctttccagccacacatccccagcCTGGAGCGTTGCCTgcggttgttgtggcccaaatgcaggaccctgcacttgGTCTTGTTAAACCCCATACAAATGGGCTCAGCCCATAGAGGCCACATGTAATGTGACGAGCACAAAGTCGCACCAGAATAGCACACAGTTCCCTGCAGAGACATGACCCTGCAGCCAGCATAGAAGGCAACCTCCGCCTCCACCGCCGCGTGGGTCTCAACGCCATCCTCCTGGCCCCGTACTCCGAAAGAACCACAatgctgctctgtcaccctcctccgcatctctcccttcacccCTCACACCACAACAACCCACTGCCGGAGTTGGGCATGACCCCGAAAGTCTCGTCCGCCCAGACGGAGCGCCGAGCACCCAGCAGCCCCCGCCGCCACAGACCGCCCCCAAACACGCCCCCTCAGCAGCCAATACGGACGGGAGGCCGCTATGGGGTCTGTCCTGGATGGTCGCGGCCCTGCCTGGCCGATGGACAGGGGCAGAGGGTGGACTGCGGGCTCAGGACATGCCCCTGTCCCCATCACGTCCCCAGTACCTCTATTCGGCTCGTCCGCCGACACCTACAGCACCGCGGCACTGCGCACGCGGCGAGGCGGCATGGCGCATGCGCCCTGAGCCGAACCGCCCTGCCCCGCTGGAGGCGGGAGCTTATAGTGCGCATGCGCGCCGGTGCGCGGGAACACGATTGCTCTAACGGCTGGGCAACCTGATGCTGAATCAGTGGGAGTgttgagctgctgctctgggcggTGAGTCTCAGGGTGGGATGAGCTGATGGGGGGTTCTGTGGAGGCACGCGTGGTGTTATTCGGCAGCAACGAGGAGCAGGAGTTTGGGGGTACGGGGCCCTGTGGGTCGTGAAGACTACACCTCCCAGCGAGCATTCCGCTCGGCAGGCCTGCGGTGCGGGGGTGGTGGGCAGCGTTGCATGCTGGGAGTTGTAGTTCGTGAGTCACATCCTGAGGTGCGCTCCAAACTCTGTCCCACTGATCAGTAGTGACAGTGGGAGAGGAGGCGGGGCTTATTGACCTGGTGTCGGTCGCGACTGTCGCCTGATGAGCCGTGACGAGGGAGGAGGAAGTTGCCCGAGGGGAAGAATGAAAAACTGACTGCGTCCGAGttatggaatcacagaatggtgggggttggaaggagtTATCCAGTCCTGTCTGCATctagagcaggttcccctcgatcagggcgCACAGAAACATGTCTAGATGGGTTTGGAACCATCccgaggaggagactccacaccctccctgggcagcctgtgccagggctccctcatctgaataGCAAAGAAATTTCTTGTCATGTTCAAGCGGAAtgtcctgtgttccagcttgtgcctgttactcctAGTTTTGTCACTGAGTACTACAGCAGATGTGTTATCTCATCCTCCTGACGTACACCCTCTAAGTACtttttaagtgttaatgagatcacctcttAGTCTTCTTCAGTCTAAATGGCCCCAAACTCCCACAGCCTTCCTCATGAGaaggatgcttcagtccccttgTCATCTTGGTAGCGTTGTGCTGGATTCTCTTCAGCAATTCCCcatctctcttgaactggggagctcaaaactggacacatgATTCCCAATGAGGCTTtacagggcagagtagagggggaggagaacctccctccatcttctgcccacactcttcttaatgtaccccagaatgccattggccttcttggttaCGAGGACAAAATGTTATTGTgcttagaaaagagaagactggtGGGATATAATGATCACTGTCTTCTTTGTGGCTTCTTTTGCCTCCATCTCTGTAGCGAGTAAGAAAAGAAACTATGGGTTTAAACGGCATCAAGGTCCATTATGGGTAGGTGCTGTCTGAAAAATTCTGTTAACAGGATGAGTGAACTGAACTTCATTAGAAAGATAAAGAGTTTCTGTTGTTGGAGGCTTTTAAGAACAAATTAGATTGTTGTCAGTTATGGTGGTAATTCCATTGCTGCTGTTTGGCATACAGTCATGCTGGCTTTTGACTTTAGAAAAATGCACAGTACACAAAAGGTTGTCTAGaaaggaaatagtttttttaGTGGTTCTACACTTAAAAAGATAGCTCTTTTTGACAGTCTTGAACCGTATAAATATACAAGATTTCAGCTTTGGGTTAGCAAGCACGCAAATATTTGGGCTTATTTAGTGCTGTGTATTTCAGTCTTTTTGCTTGTTAATTTGTGGCTTGTACTGTATAGATCATAATTACtggattttaattttgttttctcctgttcCATTTGTCTTTACAGATAATGAAACGCCACCATGTATCTTCCAGTAAAATGGGAGAGACTACTGGTGggagatcaggaaaaaaaacatctaaGTCACAAAATCACAAGTCACAAATTGTGCCTTCCAGCACAAAAAAGGGACCagatggagaaggaagaaaacaggggCAAAAAGGAAAGGTAATCATCATTTTGGATTAAGCAAATTTTAAACAtaaccaaatgaaaaaaaaatacaacttttttttttcctattttttgcTGAAATATTTATAGATAATTTTTCATTAACTAAATGTAGTCCTCTTGAAGAAGTATCTGCAGTGAACTTAGTGCTCCTTGGTAGAGGGAAGCATTGCCTGGTTATTAATAAGAAGGCAAGTTGACTGTGCAGTTTTGAAGAGCTACATAGCATCTATTTGCACAGAGTGGTAACGTCAAGTGATGCTGATTCAGTTTTGGATAAGATTCTCTGCATGTCTTGGGCTTGGCCTAGGCAGCTTTGTGTTGGTGAGAGCTTGCTTAAACATTGAGCTTATGAACAACAGGACTCAAGATGTGTCTAGATAGCCAAACATCTTGTACATTTCTTATTTCATGACCTCATTCTTGGAATGGGAGGAATTAATATTCTTTAACCGGCTTGAGGTGAATTATTGCTTCAGTTCAAAAAGCCTTTTTTGTGGTGAGCATCTATAGACCATTATGAAACACTGATGTGCTTTCACAGCCTCTTTATAGTGGGTTGCTAGTACTCGATGAATAGTTGCACAGAAGAGGATGTTTCAAAATTACCACATTtgctgtaaatttttttttcttcagcaggTCACACAGACAGTCAAAAGGAAGGCTAAGGAAGACAGGGACTATTCCCCTGCAGGTAGGGCTGTATTCTTTCCTTATATTTGTCTTATAAAAATAGCAGCTGCTATGTTGAAATTGCAGATGTCTGAGATGTCACTGAAATTAGTTTcaaagttttgtttctgaagagtAACAACGAATATTAGCCAGTGTGCATTGGTGTCATATGTGTTGAATGTGCACATGTTAATCCTTTACTTTTGTTTGCAAGTGCAAGTTCTTTTCTAAAATTCCACTGTGGTTACACAGAATAGTTTAACTTCCTCTTCAGAAGTTGTGTGGTCTGTTACCTTTCTGTTTTAAGACTCGTGTTGTTTTGAAGATCCAAATGAGATGAGGCCCCTGCTACATTGAGTTTCTTGTTTATATATAtcctcactcttttttttttttaatttaactcTGCATTTTCTCACTTGTATCCCCAGTGGTTTTGGGAAGGTATCAgtttagaaagaaaaggttCCTCCTTACAGTAATTTCTATTTTGTACACTTTAAAATTGCAAATAATAAGCACCACCTACTGTGGATAGATTTGCCCTGGTAGTTttgtaacatgaaaaaaaatcttaacagtGTCTTTGACTGTGATCTAACTGAAATGAATCACAAAGTTGTCTATCCAAGTTTGacaaattttgtcttttttccttcatgttaacagaagaaaaaagttcttctaaAAAGGTGAAGCTAACCAGTGCTAAAATAGGATCTTGGCAGACTCTCTCAGAGAGCAGTAGGCAGTTTCTGGAAACTGTAATGGACTCAATAATACTGTAAGTTCCAAATATCCTAATAGTTCTTTGTttctacaaagaaaacaaaaatcataaGGTTGTTTGAACTGAAAAAGCTCTGGAACTTTTTGGGGCAATATGGTTGGCTGTGTATATTTTGTCTTAGTATAATGTACCACTTTCTCTCTGAAGTTGGACATTTTCTGTTAGAAAAGTTCTGTGTTCTCTATCCTTGCAGGCTTTGACATGAAaattctgcctttgttttctttccagatcTGTTTTAGCTcaacaaaaacagagaaaagatgaTGTTCAGAAGCACCTTAATTTGCTGAAACAAAGGTCAGAAATTATAACTTAAAGACAAAAAGAGGGAGACAATGGCTTTAGTTTACTCAGTTGTTTTGTACCATGCTTACAGAATTGCTCCTACAAGCAATCACATTTAGGAAATATTGGAAGAATTGATGCAAAATCAAGGAGGGAAATATCTTGATAGTATATTGATTCAAGTGGAGAAGCAAAAGTTGTTGAAGACCCACTTTAGCTACTTTCATATGAGTAACAGAACCTAAGAAATATTCTTTATGATCGTACTGAGAACAATTACATCTAAGCTTTCTTTTTGTGTCTGTTGAATTTACTTCAAAGAGAGATTAAATTTTGTGCTGAGGCATCGCTTGTAGCATTTTTATGTCATTCTGGGAATCATGTGTGCTTGTATGTCTAagaatttttgtgtgtgtgtgttcgtATACCAGACTCTTACCAATATATGGAGCCTGAGCCTGTATGTTCCTTTCTTTGTTCGTATGATACCTCTAGATTCAAACATGAGAAGCTAGTTTTTAATAAATgattggctttgtttttttttttttatgtgtaatTTGTGGCATGTTTGGTCTGATTTCTGAGTTGCCAAACTCCTGCAGTCTTGTTTGAGATGCATGGAAATTGTTAGCTACACCAAACTGACACAGATCCAACTGGGAAGAACTGAGGTCTTCCTCAGAATCAGAAAGACCTTTTGATAGCAAACTAAAATTTCCTGTGGCATAAAACTATCATGTTTCACAAAAGCAATAACAGATTTTACTAAAGGTGATCTTTGTTTGGAAGCAgttaaaaatgttgctttttgaACTAAGGCTTACTTTTGGAAAGCAGGAAGTTCAGAACAGGGAAAATATTAGTTAATGTCAATTTACATTCAGAGAGTCTACTGGCCAATGGGATAGAAACCACACAATGTCAGTACAATAGCAAAGGTTAGAATGGTGgcatttctgttcctgtttcctCCATTAGACCTCTATTCCACttgattttggaaaaaaaatcaagacagcttttccttctgtctggATCCTTTTACTTCACTGGTAGCAACTGGGATAAACCgagatgtgggttttttttttccccagggaaGTCATTagtcagtggggtttttttgttttgttttattatttgatttgggtttttttttgcaaataacTCCAAACAAGtcatgctttccttttcctatCATAAAGGATCCTGAGATTTTTCAAGACTTTAAAGGTGCCTCCAGGGAAGCTGGGCAACCTGAAGAATATCCCAAGActtcaaatggaagaaaaacaaatgcttgAAGCAAATGAAGAGACTTTGGTACAACTGCAGGTATGAAAGgcaaaaaagggaagaaaatatcatataatcatagaatggtaggggttggaagagacctttaaagataaTCTAGTCTAAACCTGCTGCCAaggcagctccacctagatcaggtcacacaagaacgtgtccaggtgggtttggacctcctgagaaggagaccccgcaccctgggctgcctgtgccagagctccctcacctgaacagtaaaatagtttattcATACttgtaagtggaactttttctgttccagcttttgtccattacctcttgtcctgtcactagatacaacagaaaaaagggctgccccaacctcctgacatctatcatttagatatttgtaaatattaatgaaatttccccctcagtctcctcattagactaaacagcctcagttcttgcagcctttcctaataaggaggatgttccagtcccctgatcatcttggtggctctgtgctggactctttccagcacttccctgtccctcttgagctgaggagcccagaactggacacgggactccagatgaggtctcaccagggcagaatatagagggaacagaacctcccttgacctgctggtcacactcttcttgatgcatcccaggatgccattggccgccttggccacgaggacacattgctggctcatggttagtttattatcaatcaggactcccaggtctctctctgcagagctgctcttcagtggttcgacccccagcctgtcctggtgtatgaggttgttcctccccagatgaaggactctgcacttgtccttgttgaacctcatgaggttccttccTGCCCAACTCTAgtcagtcgagatcctgctgaatggcagcacagccttctggggaatcagacagtcctcccagtttggtgccatcagggaacttgctgagggtacactctgtcccctcatccaggttgttgatgaagatgttgaacaagactggccccagaactgatccctgtggaactcaactggccacaggcttcccgagggccagccttgtctgtaaagaccaaagcaaagatgGCATTCAGTggtttggccttctctgcatcctctgtcacccaTCTGCTGCTACCCACTGTGTTGTCATTTTTAGTAGGCAGATTGTCGGCTATGCCTCTGCTGTTGTGCAGATATCCACTGTCATCATTGTCACCCACCTTAGCTACAAAGCAGTGCATCTTTTTGGATGATATTTCAGTGTCTCAACTGAAGCTGATTATCAGTATCATGCAAAAGGCTTACTTACATGCAaagtaaggggtttttttttctggtttcgTGTCTGTTTTGTCTTAGGAAGAAGTAATTCAAACTGAGCAAGCAGCAGAAAACATTGAAGAAACTATACAGCAACTGCAGTACCAATCCCAGGTGCTCAAGAGACAATTAGAAGAAGACGAAAAAGAGGCCAGAAAGGTATTTTGAATAGATTTTGCTGCACTTCTCTGACCTGGAGGAATGGGCTAGCTTCCTGAGCTGCCATATaagctgtttctgcagagaaTGTCATATGAGGAAGACATTGTTTCCCTTTATGAATGTATCTTTTCAATCTTTCCAACTTCAGTTGCAAAATTAAATAGTTTAGTCTTTAAAAGTTGCATAATGACAGCTAGTTTATATTCCTACTTGGGTACCTGACATTTTGTAttagattaatttttctttctctttttctaggTATTCCAGGAAAGTGGCAGTGGAGCACTTCACCTTCCGGAACTCC from the Colius striatus isolate bColStr4 chromosome 2, bColStr4.1.hap1, whole genome shotgun sequence genome contains:
- the CENPQ gene encoding centromere protein Q, translated to MKRHHVSSSKMGETTGGRSGKKTSKSQNHKSQIVPSSTKKGPDGEGRKQGQKGKQVTQTVKRKAKEDRDYSPAEEKSSSKKVKLTSAKIGSWQTLSESSRQFLETVMDSIILSVLAQQKQRKDDVQKHLNLLKQRILRFFKTLKVPPGKLGNLKNIPRLQMEEKQMLEANEETLVQLQEEVIQTEQAAENIEETIQQLQYQSQVLKRQLEEDEKEARKVFQESGSGALHLPELPKCSLQAPTLQEEILKIKNQKGLLKDMNAIQQSSDLKNMLTLIEKAYEKVDFL